GTGGACAGATGATTTTTTGACAGTGGCTAAATTTCCAAATAGGCAATAAAAAAAGGAGATTATATTAGTCCTGAGACAGCAGCTCCAATTCTATAATCTCATCACTTGATTCCTTCTCACGCAGTAAGCGCCACTGTGAAAGCCTGATAAACTGCTTAATGTTATCATGCTTTAATTTTATGGGTAGCAATCTTGGATTACTCTTTCCTTCAGTGCTGCAATCCATACTACAAAAACTCGTGCTGTTTTCCAAATTTCACctttgcattttctctctctcactacAAAAGCCCATAGAACACCTTCTTCTGTCAGCCTTTAAATTGGATGTTCTCAAGGTGATGGGTTATTGGACTTCCCTTCTGCCTGTTCAGCACATATTAGCTATGAAAATTAAAAGAGATGCATTGAAGGCAATGTTGTTAATATTAACAATATTGTTTCAAAGGTAAAAATTTCAATATGAAGAGCCGTTTAGACATATTAACTGGCAAATGTTGTTATTCAAATGTAACTGAAGTCACTTTATGCCTATAACgatgtactgggtctggctgggatggtgttagttttcttcatagcagcctgtacgGTGCTTTGGATCTGTGACCACAACAGCACGATGACCCACCtatgttttggctgttgctgagcagcaCTTGCACGGCCTCAGGGCCttctttttccagctctgtcccaccagcgagcaggcttgggggggcacaagaagttgggagggaacacagctgggacagctgaccccgactgatcAAAGgcatatcccagaccatatgatgtcgtGCTCAGCACATAAAGTTGTAAGAAAGGAGAGGATGGTCAGAGTTATGGCACTCAAACCCCAAGTAACCGTTATACGTGCCGAAGCCTTGCTTTCCCACAAGCTGCTGAACAGCTGCCTATCGATGGGACATACTGTGCAAACTCCTTATTTTGCTTGACTTGCAAACACAGCTTGTTTTACCtgttaaactatctttatctcaacccacaggttgttcttgcttttgcccttccaatCCTCCCCTGTCCTGGACAGaggagtgagtggctgggtgggggcTCAGCTGCCACCTGGGCTCAACCCCCCCCAGAAGATGACACATGTGATAGCCACTTCCCCAAATCCGCACAGAGAGGCATTATTAGTGGGCACAAGAGGGGAAAAGGGTCTTGCTTCCACACATTACGGATATTCGCCATGATCATACTTTGTCCCAAACTCCATATACCTAAACTAGTGCTTACACCCTTAGTAACACCAGTGGAAACGCACATGCACCTCTGCAGGTGCTATTTCTAAATAATAGTGTAACATTTCAGGCTTTGGCAGAAGTGAGGAAATGGGGGGCAATGCAGCATTTTCAAGGGTTTCTTTATTATGCAAGTTTACTATCATCTAAAAACACCAACATATTAAAGACCAAGATGGAAACTTTAGCTCAGAAGCTTGTAGGAACACGTGTTTTCAACCACTGATACAAAGACCTGGTCTATACTGCAAAAGgcatatttaaaaaacactgctcagtacaaaaagaaaagttaatgtttCCAAGcatcaaataaataatttacagtgatatgcaacaaaaaaattacagacatCCAACAGACATTTGAGACAGACTGTTGTTTAGAATTTGCAGCCCTATACAGTAAATTTAAAAGTCTCCCATTATAAGACAGACATTACAAAATCACTgtcaaaaattacattttactgcTGGGGTGTTCTGAAGGACTGCTGCTGTCTAAGGCCTTGGTGGAGCAGTCTCTGAGGACTTCCAAAGAACTCGTGATATCCAGACCTTCAGAAGAAGCGGGTCTGCACCCTTCTGTAGAACTGATGATGTCCAAAGTTTTGGAAGAACGGGCACTGTAGCCTTTCATACTGGCATCTCTTATGACTATCTCCTGCGTGGATGTAAACGTTAACGGAACAAAGCCCTCGCTGTCCGCTGTGAGAACAATCCAAGATGAACCTGTGAAGACACGTAAATGTCTGTTTGTAAGCTTTCCTGTAATTAGGTATGTTTAAGGtataaaacatatttcttctaaaattaaagttaaatgCTTCTGTATGTTTACAGTTtttctagccaaaaaaaaaaaagtatggggaGATACAGGTTGTACGATCTCAAAAATAAAGGACAGTTAAGTACTATGCAAAACAGCTTTCTGACCAATTTTTCCACTAGGAGATGAGGCTATAATAAATGCATGCTTCAAATAAGGAGGAGGAATGAAATTCAAACAGAATTCATAAGCATCCAGACTTCTTTTTAATTAGGTATTCATAAGCTACTTCACAGTGCTTAAGCTGTGCAGATACtgtaaaaagcagaaatttattaaatgacaaattaatatcataaaaataatttagaaactgCTTCTATTATGTAATTTCAATATAATTAATTCCAataaatacaaggaagaaatacTGTACTATACTGTACAAACCCCATGTCTCTGGTCCATTTGCCATTCGACTTCACATCACCATTAGCATTATTTTTACAGTTTGAAATCTTTTACTGAATCTGAAACACTGACTTCTACCAATTCatataaaccagaaaatgttCATACTTGTATCCATTAAGCTGATGAAGGAATAAAATAGAGCTCGCGGGGGGCGAGGGAATTCAGAGAAACATTTCCAGCTGTTTGTAAATTTACATTATGTAACTTCATGTCACAAGTAAGGTCATGAGAAGATTGTAGCTTAAAAGCACGCAACCCTTTAATCTTTTGGCTTAATATCTCTTTTGGACCAAACTTTAAAATCAATACAattcaggaatttaaaaataccattcCTACTTTGCCCATTTATCTAGtaatatttgtaaaattaataaagaaacCTACAGGAacactgtttgcttttaaaatttatctaGTGAAGTTAGTAATATGCATGATGATTACTCATTCCTGGGCAACCAATTCTGTTAAGTTTACATTTTTAAGGTAAAAATGAGAAGTCAAAACCAACACAGGTAAAGGGGACATTTTTCTTGCCAGAAAGAGAAGTTATTCAAGCTTTATAGCTCAAAATAAAATCCCAGTCTGAAAAATTAAGAGATCGGTATCTACAAAATTGCCTACTGTTATCACTGGGTATCACACTTTTCTGGTTGTGCCACAACATTATTAAAATAGTCGCTGTGTTTCAATGCAGGTAACTGATCCTGCAATAGGAAAACTACTACTGTAAGATAGTGGCAAGAATCTTTTCAAGATTCAATTGCTAGTGAATTATCCGACTACAGTTTTATCTAGGTATTGGAATACTACACATATTCCAGCAACtacttaaggaaaaataaaacatgcacaaTGGTAAGAAGAGCAGCCTTAAGGCTTTGGGATAGCTGCTCAGTAATCCACGAGTAGACAAACAGCAGACATGGTAGGCAAATAGTTGGAATACAGTACAGAGAATATCTGTAGTAGTGAGAGATCATATCCCCAAAGTCTGCTTCCTACCTTTGCCAAAAGTAAGAGACTTAGAATTGACACGTACACAGACATACAAGATGTACGTGGGATGAACAGGTAACAGCAGAGGAGACCGCAACAATAAGAAAGGTAGTTTTCTTCACAGCAAAAAAACAAGTGAAAGGCACTGCTAAAATCTATAGAACTACTTTTGtgctcataaaaaaaataatataggaTTTCTTAAAGGAGACCAGATGCTGGAACTACAGATTGAAATATAGAAAACTGTATTCCAAAACTACCAGTCAACTCCAACCTCCTCATTACTCAGAATTCTCTATTTAGAATagcagaaaacataaataaaatactgGGTGACAGTAATTTTCCTGTATAACTAGCTACTTGATAAGGGGGTATCATAGGTAAaagtttggtcttttttttttttaataatgtaaagATTCTTCTCAGTAAAAGCCTAGAGAAGAGTCTTTATGTTATAAAACAAATGAGCAAACTTTTATTAGTAATCTTGCATTATTtattccttggggtttttttccagatgggaTTAGGCACATTGCTGCTGCTCACTGAGAATGTCACATGTGTTTAAAGTGTTTGTATTATTGGATAATTACAACATACCATGTTGCATTTCTACAAGAGAGAGATTGAATATCTGCTGGACTATATTTAGACGGAGTTTACCACCACAAAGAATAACAGCTCGTCTTTCATCTGAATCACTTCTGGAAAGCTGCTTCTGTAAATTCAAGAAAGAATCATTAGATATCATGATGTCTATTTAAGCAGAGATGTCAAAACGGCATTAATGAAAACAGGATCACAGACATGCCTTCAACTACATCATTTACAGAAAGTCAAATGCTACATTTATTCAGACCCATTTGCAAGATTCATACTTTAAAGTCTCAGCTCTCAAGTAGATGATCTGTGAGCAATAGCAGCAAGGAACAGTGCTAATTCAGCAGAATTAGCTGTCACGACAACAGGAGACAAAATCACACACTGCTGGTGAAGAAACCATGAGTTTCCTCCACAGCGCAATCCTGACTCTCACCCTACCACCTGCGAGGGACATTTTCCTGGGGAGTCTGTAAAGCTGCAGGTTTTCCATCCTCCCCGCTCCCTGATCCACAACTTCAGAAGACGTGAGAACTCCTGCCCCTGAATGTTTCGGGTGAGGAACGGACTAACAAGTCAGAAGGGCTTGTTTGTCTCACCTCTGACCACCACTGCCCCAAGCCTTAAAATCCAAAAAGCATCTTCAAAGAATATCCCTCACAGCCAGAACAAAGCATTTTGAAGATCTGCAAAAGATCAGTTGTTACGAAAACTACAATCTCTGTCTTTGCGTAGGACAAAATTCACACAACCACGTCACTTCCCAGGAAAGCCTTGGTAACACCTCTGGGTCATGAAAAAACCATGACAAAAGTAAATTCTGACTCCTTTTCCGTGCTGTGGACGGACCCATCCATCCACAAGGAGGGCATAGGGTAGAGGGGAGGTCAGAGATGCACACATCCTCTTTGCCCCCTGCACTGATAAACTCTGCCCTCTCAGACACTGCTTATTTGAGACATTTTGGGTTTCCTcaacattttgtaaaatacagCTAATAACTTGGGCAGTAGAGAAACGATCAGGGCTCAGCACAGGAAGTGACGATCCCTGTTTGCCTGTTAACCATTTCTGAATCAAATATACTCTGACTGAAGttaaaacacagcattttctgcCAGACTTTCCAATGTCACTTGtaattcagaagtgaaatgcttTTCTTGCCACAAATCAGCAGTGATCAAAATAAGCAGGTAAAATTGTAGCATTACTTTAACTTGCAAAGCACCCGCATTCAAGTGTAGCTAATCTAGCTCTAGGAACACCAACACAGGCTGATAGTAACTCATTTTCAAACTGTATGTAAAAAGAGAGCTGAatataaaaatgtaacaaaaatttgTGCTACCTCAAATTAAAGTAGGCTTCTAAAGAAACACCTCAGATAAATGAGACACCAGACTTGCTGAGGGAAAACTTCACTTTTCAGAGTAATGCCCCATATATAATTAAGATTTAAGAGAGCTAGAAAAATTAGAGTTATTACAATTATGAAATGTTTACAATGGAAAACAGTGAAGAGAGTGAGGGAATATGATCTAGGACCTAAGAGTTCAATGCCAGAAAACTCAAGAATAATAAATTTTGCAATAATGAAGCTAAAAAATAAGAGCTTATTGAAAGGAAAATAGCAGTTTAAATGATTTTGAATATTGACTAAGGTTTATTAATCTGAATTCTAGAAGAGACCTGTAGATTTGTGCCATGTTTTGATAATCAGGTAACTTACACTTTCTAGCATGAGATTTGGAAGTGCTTTCTTTCAGCCAAAGAAAGTGTCTTTCACatgaaatttgattttaaatcaatttttaagCTATGTTAATGGAATCATCTGCTGTGTCCCTAAGGGTCTCTCTCCTTCTCAGATGGTGCTCTCAATACTCATTAGCAACATTTCCGTTTCAGAgccaaagcatttttctttttttgtttcagtctcCATTATTTTAGTTGTCCTCACAGGAGGACAAGAGATTGATACCAATTCTGACACATGGAAATTTTCACTTGTCTAAATTTCTATACAGAAAGCTTCAGAAGTTGCCTAtgaaaaacatttccttcctAGAACTTCATGACAAGTCTTTAACTCTGCAACTGAACTGTCACAGGTGGGTTCTCTGGAGTCCCACCAGCCTCCGTGCAGATGGAGAAGGTACGCCTGCCTGGGTCAGAGTCAATGAGCTCAGGCCAGCGTGAGCTGCACTTTCCCGAATATTACATcactttaaaaacactgaaagccTGCAGAGTAATGGGACTTGTAACATTAGTCCCACCTAGAGGAACGGGATGGAAATCTAATCCTACTGACCATTACATGATAATGGTCTTTTTCCAGAAATGCTCTGTTTTTACCACTGGTACAGATAGCTCTGCAAGAAGGAAAGCACTACTACAGCATCCATCTGAAATGGCGATAATTTTAGATATGTTAGTTTaagtttagttttaaaagttaCCTGAAATATTTCCCTCATTCTATCTCCcatcagagaaaaatataaatacgTAGTTTTAGACGAACTGTAAATAGGGACTGAGATGCAATTACAGGAAGAGTAGGGAAGAAGGACAACAAAAACAAGCCAGGCTTACGTAAAGCCTAAGGAAGTCTAAATAAGACTCCTATCGGATTCACCTGCATGCAGCAAGATCATTCACATGTACCTAATTTGCACGTACTAAACATTCATAGGATGTCATCCTTCCTGCGCATAATTTGCCAGAGTTTGTGTTTTAAATCCATACAAAGAACATGCATCCATAAACAGATTTTATTATTACGGCTTCCAATATTAAAATTACCTGGCAGGTGATGTTAATAAAAGAGGGTTCGTGAGAAGATGGGTACACTGGAAGATTTCTCTTCCCAGATTTTAGCAGCTCAGTTAATTCACAGAGATGATGCTGCAATTCTGTGAAGTTACCGGacattttttctacatttttcaaaaagtaacTCGCCTCCTTTTCACTTAATAGGTTATTCTTGTAAGAATTTGGTATTTTGGAAGCTGCATCTGCCTGCCTTTTTGGAGATGCTGGCTTGTTGGGAAAGGCCAGTGATGTGGCAGACAGTGCCACAGTCCGATTAACTGGTTCGGCATCGAGAGACTCAACAGCTGGAGGAAAATTCATGGAAATCTTTTTGTCTTTGAGGTCACTCATGTTCAACAACAAGCTTTGTTCATAAACAGGACTCTTAATTTCTTCAATGAGTTTCCTTCTGCTGGTAGGGGACTGAATGGCAGCACGATCTGGTATCAAGAGTCCACGGCTGAGAGGGTGAACATCTGTAGAGAGATCATGAGGTATGTTTGAAAGGTTTGAACTGGAGCTCCCATTAACTGATGCAGGTGTTGAAGGACCCATTTCAAATATTAGTTCCTTAATCATCAATCGGATCATATATTTGTCTGATCTTGAAGAGGGAAGAAATGCAGGGTCAGTGAATTTTTGTCTTCCAACCAGTATCAGTAACAATTTATTGGTCAAGAAGCACAAACCCtttggtttttcatttttctctagcTGAATTTGTTGAATATTGGGTAAATTGGATGAAGTCAGTGAATAGACTAAAATAACGTTACAAGTATTGGAGGCGACCGATACAGTTTGAGTTTTGGGGTCGAAAGCCATTATATCAGGAACCAGAATGCCTGGGATGCTAACTTTTTTGGTAGAGGTAACCTTTCTTTCAAAAGTCACCAAGATGAGATGTGAAGAATCTTGGCCACTTCCCGTTAGGTAGTCCTTGGGCCTCAGATGAAGAAGAGGACTGGAATCAGCACCCTGCTTGCTAGAAAGTATGTGAGTTAGATCCACAGGAGATGTAACAACAGGCAAGGGCTTCTCAGAGTCCAGCGACTTTTTCCCCCCATCCATGGAATACTCTTCCTCACCGCATAAGCTGGACTGCGAGGGAAAGGACTCTGTTTCAATGCTTGCTGGAACTTCAAAAGCAACACCAGCATTTAAGCCACAGATCTTGTCTAGAGGAAGCTCAGTGGCAACAGCAACTTGGAAGTTCAGAGTAGCTTCCACAGCACAGATGTAGCCTCCCACATCAAAGATCGGGCAAAAAGAACAAGCATTCAGTGTTTTCTGACCATCATCCCAAATATAAGAGTGAAGGGCACTGCCTACTCCCACTACTAAGCGATTGCCTTCCTTTGTCCAACAAGCGCAGTGGATGAGACCGCTGCCTTTAATATCTGCTTTAATTCTGGAGTTGTTGAGATGAACAGAGTGTAAAACAGAGGCATCCCGTGTAGTTAGCACAGCCAAGATCTCCTTCTTCGGATGCCACACGCAGCCTTGGGGGAGCACTGGAAACGGCTCACTGATGTCACATATCTGAGAAACTAAGAGcttatttctttctgtaacatTAAAACAGAGCTGCCAAATGGTGATATGCTTTTTATGTTGAACAGCGAGCAGAGCTGGGGCATCAGGGGGACACGGGCCCCAGTAGAGTCCATGGACATGTTCAAACTGACCGACAACACTTGAGTCACCAAATTTTGGTTCTCCATTATGAAGGTGCAAAGAAGTTAGTATCACCTGTTTCCCATCTGTCCAGGCAATACCGTGCACAGGGTGAATTGCTTGGTATAAGGCATTAAGGCCAGTTCTCAGAAGCTTCGCCTTTCCTAGCTCCATGATTTTTAATGTGAGACATCTAAACAAattagaatgaaaagaaaaaaggtttattGTAGAGGATAGAGGAAAATAGCTGCACGATTATTTAGCTTATGACCCTGCCAATGCTGGACTCTTCCTTCCAGCGAAGTCAATATACACATAATGTTCACCTATGCTTATTCCCCAACCCTAGAATTTTTTGTTTATGATGTTTCCACAGTGAAGTGCAATTTTAAGAGGAAGAAATTTTGCTGTTTACATAGGCTTAGTCTGCTGCATTTTCATCACTAGACCAGTCCTTTCATTTGAATCGACAGGTTGCTGCTGCTCAGAACATTTTCGAATTACTTCAgtattaaaaattttcaaaatatcgCCTCTTGCTCTCAACTTCATGGACCATTTGTGATCAGATAAAGTAATCCCTTGTAAATATAACCAAGCATTAATGTATTATCTATAAATCTGATCCTGTATTAAGTGGGTGAGAACAAGGCATTTGTATGGTTATTCCAGAAAGCTCTctaaaaaagcaaatgcaattttGAAGAAATTTAGGATCAAAGCGGATTTTTCTGAGGAAATGAatgagaaaagaatttaaaagaaacacaggagGGGGACAGACTCATCTACCTCAGGCACGAGCCATACTATGATAGCATATGAATGACTCACAGTCTTCAACATCCTCTAATgcagtggattattttttttccttttcctaagtGATTCAGCACCTTTTTGTCAAAGTTCCCAAACCACCTTGTAGCTCACTACTGTTCCTCGGGTAGAAGGGATGAAAGTAGTAGGCAGCTGACTATGCCTGCGGACTGGTATTTCCACATACCTGAATATCCatacaaaaatatacatacatttttaaatgccttttggtttgggttttttttttaatatctgcagTAATTCTGGGGATATTTTTATCATTTGGAAATTGCTTTAGGACTACTTATTTTCATAGTGCCCTGCAAGGTAGAAATTACTGTaggaaataaaaccacagaaaaccttCATTCCACGATTTTTTAAAAGTGGGTTACGTGATTTGCCTGATGTCTCAGAAGAAGCCTTTTCACTTCTCTCTGCATAGCATAACAGCTTAAAGAGGAAGAATGGGAAACTGCCAGCAATCATTATTCTCTGAAATCTGTAGCCAGGTGTCTGGGCCATATGCAAGGCACCAGAACCTCAGAAGGGTTCACAATTTTACACATATTTCTAGTTTCTGAGCTGTAAGGAATCCCTACTCTATGCACAGAAGCCAATTCAAAGAAGTTGATTGTTTCCTCACTTAAGATTCTCCGTAGGATTTGGCTCAGCTGCAAAGCCATGGCACAGAATGAGTTGCAGCTTTAgtaagaaacatgaaaaacaagaagaaagtgtCTGAGAAAAGTCAAACTGGAAGGTTTTATCACAATGTGCAGGGCCTGGCACTACTCAGTATTTTAATTAACTATTTGTGGATGATGGCAAACTTGGAGGAAGGGGACTGGAAGAACGGATTTCAGAGACTAAAATTAGAAAAAGTCATGTTATGATGATCAAGATAACTTCTTCTCAAACTAATAACAAGTGCAAAATAATATACATAGTAATGAAGAAGCCCCAAACTTGGATACCTCTTCAGGAGTAATTCCCTGGGTAGCAGCATAGCGAAAAAGGATCTGGTTTACAGTGGATCACAAACTGAATATTTCAGTAATGCGAGAATGTTGCCAAATAAGACAGCATCATTCTGGAATGTTTTTAAGAGGGATGCCATACACAAGGGAGATAATTACCCCACTTCCTCAGACCTAACAGTATCTCCACTGGAGTACTGTACCTAGCTCTGGGTTTTACAGTCCAAGGATGATGGAAATGCCCAACAGAGCTCAGGGACCAGAGAAACACGAGAACTGGGTTCACTCAGTTTGGAGAAGATTGTGAGTGTAAACTTGCAGACACCCACCACTCTGCTGACAAGGGAACACTGATCCATTGTTCTCCAGGTCTACTCTGGATAGTGCAAGATAATAATCAGCTTAGTTTCAACCAAGGAGATTTAGGTCAGCTATTAAGGAAAAATTCTAACCATAAATGATAGCTAAGCATTGAAGCAGGTTACCTTGGAGCGGGGGAGAAGGCACCCCACGAATTTCATAATCTGTATGAGCCAATTAAGTCAATGTCTGTCAGGGATAAGTTTAAGTATACCGGGCCCTGCTTCATGGTAAGAGAGCACTCGAGATCCTTCCCAACCAACTTCTCCACCATCCGCCCAACTTCTTCTCCCCTCTAAACTCTGGTACGACCGACCCCAACTTCTCCCCTCTAAACTCTGGTACGACTGACCCCAACCTCGTTCAGCAACCGTCACTCGCGGGAAAACCAAGTCGTCAGTTGTTCGTTCCTCAGCGCCCTCAATCACCGGCGCGCTGCTGAGCCATACTTACCGACGGCAGGGAGACGATAACGACGCTGAGGAGACCAGGAGACGCTGAGGTACTAAGTCTCCTGGGCCATCTGGACGCCCTCCCGTGACACAAGAGTCGCCTCACACCATCCCCACTGGGGCCTGGAACAGCAAAGGAGCAAGACGCCCGATGGCCATCGCCCTCCCGCCCAGGCCGCGGCCCTCGGGCCGCTGAGGTGTGCCGCTGCCGCCGAGGCTCCCGCCAACCAGCCCCTCGCTCCGCGGCCGCCCCGGTCCTCGCCTCACGCCCTCGCACCCTGCCCGGTCCTCGCCTCACGCCCTCGCACCCTGCTCGGCCCGGCGAAGGCCGAGCTGCCCCGGGGCCTCTGTCACGCTActgccgcgggcgggcgggccgggatGCTGGGTGAAAGGCGGCgcccgtccccagcccctctgggcGGCCGAGGGGACGCTGCGGGGGGATCCTCCGGCAGCCGCCGCGGGGCACCGGGCGGCCGGGGCAGGGGGACAAGAGAGAACGCCCAgacccgcccgcccgcgccgttTTGCCCGCGCCGTCGCCGCCCGCCCCAGC
The Accipiter gentilis chromosome 16, bAccGen1.1, whole genome shotgun sequence DNA segment above includes these coding regions:
- the LOC126046265 gene encoding WD repeat and coiled-coil-containing protein codes for the protein MELGKAKLLRTGLNALYQAIHPVHGIAWTDGKQVILTSLHLHNGEPKFGDSSVVGQFEHVHGLYWGPCPPDAPALLAVQHKKHITIWQLCFNVTERNKLLVSQICDISEPFPVLPQGCVWHPKKEILAVLTTRDASVLHSVHLNNSRIKADIKGSGLIHCACWTKEGNRLVVGVGSALHSYIWDDGQKTLNACSFCPIFDVGGYICAVEATLNFQVAVATELPLDKICGLNAGVAFEVPASIETESFPSQSSLCGEEEYSMDGGKKSLDSEKPLPVVTSPVDLTHILSSKQGADSSPLLHLRPKDYLTGSGQDSSHLILVTFERKVTSTKKVSIPGILVPDIMAFDPKTQTVSVASNTCNVILVYSLTSSNLPNIQQIQLEKNEKPKGLCFLTNKLLLILVGRQKFTDPAFLPSSRSDKYMIRLMIKELIFEMGPSTPASVNGSSSSNLSNIPHDLSTDVHPLSRGLLIPDRAAIQSPTSRRKLIEEIKSPVYEQSLLLNMSDLKDKKISMNFPPAVESLDAEPVNRTVALSATSLAFPNKPASPKRQADAASKIPNSYKNNLLSEKEASYFLKNVEKMSGNFTELQHHLCELTELLKSGKRNLPVYPSSHEPSFINITCQKQLSRSDSDERRAVILCGGKLRLNIVQQIFNLSLVEMQHGSSWIVLTADSEGFVPLTFTSTQEIVIRDASMKGYSARSSKTLDIISSTEGCRPASSEGLDITSSLEVLRDCSTKALDSSSPSEHPSSKM